The genomic segment GGTGATGGCAATTTATAACTTCCTGATTTACACCATCGTGCGCGACATCAGCTACCTTTGGTTTGTGCTTTCGCTAATAGGTGTGGGCGTGTATTTTGCCTTTTTCTACGGCTTTACGATAGAGTTCATTTGGCAGGAAAGCCCCCTTTGGGATTTGCACAGTTTTGCCTTTGTGCTGTCGTTTACGGGTCTGGCGCGGCTGCTTTTTACGCAAAGCTACCTGCATACAGCCGAAGAGTTACCGCTGATTAACAGGCTGTTGTACCTTTTGGCAGCCCTCTACCTGATTCCGCTGACGCTGGCAACGGTCAGCCTGAGCGGCGGCAGTGACTGGGTGGCGGAATTGATTCAAATCATCGGGTTGCTGGGAACTGCCGTGCTGCTCATGATGCTGCTGGCGGGCATTGCAGGCTACCGCAAAGGCTACAAACCCGCACTGTTTTTCATCATTGCCAATGCTTTGTTCATCGTAGGGGCAATTTTGTTCATTTTTCGGGAAACAGGCTGGTGGAGTGATAATTTTTTCACGCGCTATGTCGCTCAAATCGGCATTATTGCGCAAGTAATCATCTTTTCTTTGGGTTTGGCATATCGGCTCAACCGCGCACAGTTGGAGCTTGCCAACGAAAAATTAGCCAAAGAGCGTTTGGCTGCCGAACAGGCGCGGGAAAAATCGGCACTTATTGCCCGGCAAAAGCAAGCCTTGGAGCGCGAAGTAGCCGAACGCACGGCAGATTTGCGCCAAAAAACGGCAGACTTGGAAGAAGCCTTGCAGCGCATTTCCGATTCGGAACATCACTTGCGCGAGCTCAACCGCGTAAAAGACAAGTTGTTTTCCATCATTTCCCACGATTTGCGCAGCCCCGTAGTAACGCTGGATTCGTTCCTGAACCTCATCAGCCGCCACGCCGAACGGCTCAGCCCCGAAGAGATGCGCAAACTTTCCGTAAAAACACGGCAGGCGCTTAGTAATTTGTCATTTTTGCTGGAAAATTTACTGCATTGGTCTAAAACACAGATGGCACATTACGCCGTGCAGCGTGAACGGCTGGACATCGGCGACCTGATAGAAAAAAACCTGCTGCTGTTTGACTACCGGTTTGAGGAAAAAAACATAGACCTCTACCGCCGCATGGTGCAGCCTTCGGAAGCCGCAGCCGACCGCGCCATGACCGACATTGTATTGCGCAACCTCATCAGCAATGCACTCAAATTTACGCCCGAAGGCGGAGCAATCACCGTAGAAACTTTTTTAAACACTGAAAATCAGTTGGTTATTCGCATATCGGACACGGGCAAAGGCTTTTCCGATGCGCAATTGCGCTCAGTGCTGCAAGGCAACAAACCCGAACCCGAACGCGGCACGGCAGGCGAAAAAGGAACGGGGCTGGGGCTGATGTTGGCGCGGGAATTTGTAGCGGCTAACGGCGGCAGCATCAGTTTTTCCAACCTGCCCAAAGGCGGGGCAATGGTAGAGGTGCGCCTGCCTTATGAGCCGTAATGTGCGGCAATTTTTTCTACAATCTGCGCCACGGCAGGGCAAACAGCTGCATTGCGGGTTGTTAAATCCAAAATTTGGTGCATCCGTTTACGGTCGGTGTGCGGGTATTCGCGGCAGGCAGTCGGGCGGTGCGCATAAACGGTGCAATAGTTGTCAGCATCCAAAAACGGACAAGGTGCAGTGCGCAGCACATAGTCGCCGTCTTCGTCAATTGCGAGGTATTGCTCAATGAGTTCGGAAGGCTTCATGCGCAGATGTTTTGCCAGCCGCTCAATATCGGCAGGGCGAAAAATCGGGCTGGTGGTTTTGCAGCAGTTGGCGCAGGTCAGGCAATCGGTATAGGCAAAAACTTCATCGTGGAAACGCTGAAACTGACGGTCTAAGTCTTTGGGCTTCAATCGTTTGAGTTTTTGCAGGATGGAAGTATCGGGCGTTTGCATCGCAATTGATTGTTAAGTATGCAATCAAATTAAATTTTACCGCAGAGAACGCAAAGGTTCAATCGCAAAGTAGGCAGAGAAAATAATCGTTAAAAAAGCACTTAGCGGGCTTGGCTTAAAACTTAGCTGACTTGGCGGTTGAAAATTTAAACTGCGCTTTTAGATTGCTCAGTTACTTACATTACCTTCACGAAAGTGCGGTACTCACCCGGCGACATCCCCGTTTTTTGTTTGAAAATGCGGGTAAAATGTTGCGGATAGCGAAATCCCAATTCGTAGGCAACTTGGCTGACCGACTTATTCGGGTCAAATATCTTTTCTTTGGCAAGATTAATCAGTTTTTCCTGAATGTGCGCCATTGCCGACTGCCCGGTTTCTTTTTTGATGAGGTCGCCGAAGTAATTGGCTGAAAGATTCAGCGCCGAAGCAAAGTAAGCCACGGAAGGCAAGCCGACCGTCTGCGGTTTATCCGATTGGAAATAATCGTCTAATAAAGCCTCAAATCGCGTCAAAATGCTCTTATTGGGTACTTCGCGGGTAATAAACTGGCGGTCGTAGAAGCGCGTACAGTAGTCTAAAAGCAGTTCAATATTTGCCGAAATCAGGCGGCGGCTGTGCTTGTCAATGGCATGTTCCAACTCATATTGAATTTTGGCAAAGCAATCCAATACGATTTTCCGTTCCCGTTCCGAAATGTGCAGCGCTTCGTATGAGTGATAACCGAAAAAGTTGTATTCCTTCATGCGCCGGGCAAGCGATGTACCGGGCAACAAATCGGGGTGAAAAACAAGCGCATAGCCCTTCGGTTGATAGATTTCGCCGTTGTCTGCGATGCCTGCCGTTTGCCCGGGCGCAATAAACACCAAAGTTCCTTCCTGATAATCATAGGTTTGCCGTCCGTAAATCAAATCGCCGCACTTGACCTCTTTCAGAAACACCGCATAAAACCCAAACTGCATTTGTGAACCCTGCCTTGGGGCTGCCTTAGACAAATCCACTACGCTTACCAGCGGGTGCAGGGTTTCGTTGTTGTTAAAAACGTTGTACTGATGTACGGTTTCAAATTTTCGCAACATGGCTGCCGTTGGTCAGGTGATGATACGCCAATTTAAGCAATGCAGACAGCCGACGAAAGCCGACTGTAAAAATGGTAGTACAATCCGTAATTTATGCACAAAAACACGCCGCAAATAATGGCATCTTTGCAAAACCATTATCAACACAATTTATGAAGAACGTATGGCTGCTGATGAGTTGCCTTTGGATAGGCGCAATCGGTATGGCTTCGGCGCAGTCCCGCAGCGAAGAACAATACCTGACAAACCTTTCCCGCACCAAATGGCGCTGGATGGCAAACAAACAAACCGATTCCTTAGAACGGCTTTTTCATGAAAAGTCCATGTTTGTACACATGGGCGGCAACATGGACAAGACGCAGGAACTCAGCGTTATCAAAGAAGGCAGAATTTGGTACAAACAGGCAGAAGTGTATTCCGTTTCGGTCAGGATGGCGGGCGGCACAGCCATCGTGTTGAGCGATATAGACTTGGTGGCAGTGGTAGGCGGCAATGAGGTGGTCAATCCTTTTACGGTTACGGAAGTTTTTGTCAAAGAAAAAGGGCAATGGAAATTGGGTTCGCTGACTTTTTCGCGCCTTTCGCGCCCCGTCCGAATGAGTCATCAGGCACTTGATATTAATACGTTCCTGAGCATCAGAGAGCAAGGCAGCTTTGCCGTAGGGGGCGGCATCAGCAAAAACCCCGGCACGTTTAACCCCTACCAACCCACACCCGAAGGGCAAACCTATCGCGGCGACCATGCCTACGTATTTTACCAGATACCTGCCAACGCACGGCGCTACCCGTTGGTGATGTGGCATGGCTTCGGGCAATCGTCCAAAACATGGGAAACCACACCCGACGGCAGAGAAGGCTTCCAAAATATTTTCCTGCGGCGGCGTTTCCCCGTTTACCTGATTGACCAACCCCGCCGCGGCAAAGCCGCAAGAGGCATGGCACAGGCTACGGTCAGCCCTATACCCGAAGAACAACAAGTTTTCGGCACGTTCCGTTTAGGCATTTGGCCTAATTTCTTTGAGGGCGTACAATTTTCCCGCGATTCGGCTGCTCTGAATCAGTTTTTCCGACAAATAGTCCCCAATATCGGCCCGATTGATATTTCGGTCAACGTCAAAGCCGTTTCCGAACTTTTGAACAAAACAGGGGCTGCCGTTTTGGTTACACATTCCCATTCGGGCGGTATGGGCTGGCTGACAGCCATTGAAAACCCCAACGTAAAAGGCATTGTGTCCTACGAACCGGGCAGCGGTTTTGTCTTCCCCGAAGGCGAAGTACCCGCACCGATGCCAAGTTCGGCAGGAACGCTGGAAGCCGTAGGCATCCCGATGGCAGACTTTATGAAACTGACGAAAATCCCTATTGTTATCTACTACGGCGATTATATCCCCCAAGAACCCAGCCCCAATCCCGGGCAAGATAATTGGCGCGTTCGGTTGGAAATGGCAAAGAAATGGCGCGACTGCGTCAATCGGTACGGCGGCGATGTTACCGTAGTGCATCTGCCCGAAATCGGCATCAGGGGCAATACGCACTTCCCGTTTTCTGACCTGAACAACGTGCAACTTGCCGATTTGATGTCGCAATGGCTCAATGAAAAAGGATTGGACAAGTAGGATGTTGCCCCGATATATCAAAACCCTGCTTGTTGTCGCCTTATGGATGGTATCCGTTACAGTCGGTTGGGCGCAACCGTTGGATAAGTTGCACCAAAGCATCATCCCGATTGCTGCCTATGCAGCCCAAGGCAATTTACAGGCATTGAAAACCGCTTTGCACAACGGTCTTGACAATGGGCTTACCGTCAATCAGACGAAAGAAATCCTGATTCATTTGTATGCCTACTGTGGTTTTCCACGAAGCATCAGAGGTTTGCAAACACTGATGGAGGTATTGGAAGCACGAAAAGCGCGTGGCATAACAGACCTTGCAGGTGCGGAAGCCTCACCTGTTGCGGTACCAGTCAGCAAGTATGAACGCGGCAGGCAAAATTTGGCAAAATTGACCAACGCATCCCCCGATACGCCACCACGCGATTATGCACTGTTTGCGCCCGTAATAGATACCTTGCTGAAAGAACACCTGTTTGCCGATTTGTTTGACCGCGACGTGCTGACCTACGCCCAGAGGCAGTTAGTAACCGTTTCCGTACTGAGTACCATTGGCAAAGCCGAACCGATGTTGCGCAGCCATTTCAGGATTTGCCTGAACGTAGGCATCAGCCCCGAACAGTTGCGGGAGTTTACGACCCTCATACAGCCTGTTATCGGCAAAAAGGCAGCGCAATCGGTACGCAGCCTGTTGAACGAAGTACTGCAAAATACCCCTTAAATCTGCTGTTTGGCTTCACTCTTAAACCTTGTCAATCATGATAAAATCTGTTGCAAAATCCCTGTTGTTGTGTTGCAGCATTTTCGGGTTTGCTTGTACGCAAAGCACATCGGAAAGCCGCGAATCTGTTTTCCCGAAGGGTGAAAAAATCACCAATAATAACTTCACGGGCACAGCCTACCTGCAAATGCTGATTGAGGCAGACAGCCTGAACCCTACCTCTGTAGGCAGCGTAACTTTTGAACCCGGCGCACGAACCAAGTGGCACAGCCACCCGGGCGGACAAATTCTATTGGCAATAGCGGGCATTGGTTACTATCAGGAAAAGGGTAAGCCCTTGCAAATCCTTCGCAAAGGCGATGCGGTCAAATGCCCGCCCAATGTGTTGCATTGGCACGGCGCAAGCCCCGATTCAGCCTTTATTCAGGTGGCTGTTACCAACACACAAAATGGCAGCACACAGTGGTTTGAGGCTGTAACCGATAAAGAATACAAACAGTAGTTTGCCGTTGGGAATGCGGTTAAATGTAATTTAACTGGTGTTTGAAATAGCTTTCTGCCAGCAGATAAATTTTGCGTTTGTCTGATACGCGGATGCGTTCCGAAAGCACTTTGGCAGGGGCTGCATCCTGTATCTTCTTGAACAGGCGCAGATAATATACGTAGGCCAAGTAAACGCCTAAGCGCGCAGTGCGCGGCAATTGGATAATGCCTTTGTAGGCATCGTCAAAATCTTTCTTGATATCAGCTTCAATGGCACGTTTTACATCGCCGTCAAATCGGTTATAGTCCACACCCGGGAAATACACGCGACCGCGCTCGTAATAGTCGCTCTTCATATCGCGCAGGAAATTGACCTTCTGGAAGGCAGACCCAAGGCTGCAAGCCGCCGGTTTCAATCGCTGATACATGGCCTCGTCGCCATCGCAAAATACACGCAGACACATCAGCCCCACAACTTCGGCAGAGCCGTAAATATATTCGTGGTAGCGGTCGTCGTTGTATTCATGGAAATACAAATCCATTTCCATGCTGTGCAGGAATGCATCAATCAGTTCCCGCTCAATGTTATAGCGATTAACTGCCCACTGGAACGAATGCAATACAGGATTCAGGCTCAATTGCTGCTCAATTGCTGCATAGGTGTCCGCTCGGAATTGGTCAAGCAGCGCTTTTTTATCGTGGCTGTGGAACGTGTCCACAATTTCATCGGCATAGCGAACAAAGCCGTAAATGGCATAAATAGGCTTGTGAAGCACAGGGTCAAACATGCGAATGCCCAATGAAAAGGAAGTGCTGTAACTTTTGGTTACAATTTCGCTGCACTTGAGTGTTGTTTTGGTGAACAAGTCAAACATACCGACGATTTGCGTTGTGTAAAAAGCTGATTAATCGTGTGTTAAACTGTTTACTTGCCTGTTTAGTTTGAAGCAATATAATATTTTTTTGCGAAACTTTATCGCACCGTGCGTTCAACAACTTGTGCAACAACCCTGCCCGAAATGAGCGAAGGCGGCACACCCGGCCCGGGAACAGTCAGTTGCCCCGTATGAAAAAGGTTGCTCACTTTTTTGCTGCGCAATGAGGGTTTGAGGATGGCGGTTTGCGTCAGCGTATTGGCCAATCCGTAAGCATTTCCCTTGAAAGAGTGATACTCGCTTACAAAATCCTGATACGCAAAGGTTTCTTTCACTATCACATGCGGGCGGATTTCCTGACCTGTGCGCTGTTCCAATCGTTCCATAACGATGTGGTAATATTTCTCCCTGATTTCGGGTGTATCGGGCATACCGGGGGCTATCGGAATCAGGAGGAACATATTTTCGCAGCCCTCGGGGGCAATGCTCGGGTCGGTCAGCGAAGGTGCGGAAGCGTAGAACAGCGGACGCTCAGGCCAACGCGGCGTATCGTAAATTTCGGCTGCATGGCGGTTGAAGTCTTCGTCAAAAAACAGGTTGTGATGCAGCAGATTTTTCAGTCGCTTATTGATACCTAAGTAGTACAACAGGCTGGA from the Rhodoflexus caldus genome contains:
- a CDS encoding helix-turn-helix domain-containing protein, translating into MLRKFETVHQYNVFNNNETLHPLVSVVDLSKAAPRQGSQMQFGFYAVFLKEVKCGDLIYGRQTYDYQEGTLVFIAPGQTAGIADNGEIYQPKGYALVFHPDLLPGTSLARRMKEYNFFGYHSYEALHISERERKIVLDCFAKIQYELEHAIDKHSRRLISANIELLLDYCTRFYDRQFITREVPNKSILTRFEALLDDYFQSDKPQTVGLPSVAYFASALNLSANYFGDLIKKETGQSAMAHIQEKLINLAKEKIFDPNKSVSQVAYELGFRYPQHFTRIFKQKTGMSPGEYRTFVKVM
- a CDS encoding YkgJ family cysteine cluster protein; its protein translation is MQTPDTSILQKLKRLKPKDLDRQFQRFHDEVFAYTDCLTCANCCKTTSPIFRPADIERLAKHLRMKPSELIEQYLAIDEDGDYVLRTAPCPFLDADNYCTVYAHRPTACREYPHTDRKRMHQILDLTTRNAAVCPAVAQIVEKIAAHYGS
- a CDS encoding phytoene/squalene synthase family protein — translated: MFDLFTKTTLKCSEIVTKSYSTSFSLGIRMFDPVLHKPIYAIYGFVRYADEIVDTFHSHDKKALLDQFRADTYAAIEQQLSLNPVLHSFQWAVNRYNIERELIDAFLHSMEMDLYFHEYNDDRYHEYIYGSAEVVGLMCLRVFCDGDEAMYQRLKPAACSLGSAFQKVNFLRDMKSDYYERGRVYFPGVDYNRFDGDVKRAIEADIKKDFDDAYKGIIQLPRTARLGVYLAYVYYLRLFKKIQDAAPAKVLSERIRVSDKRKIYLLAESYFKHQLNYI
- a CDS encoding carboxymuconolactone decarboxylase family protein, with product MLPRYIKTLLVVALWMVSVTVGWAQPLDKLHQSIIPIAAYAAQGNLQALKTALHNGLDNGLTVNQTKEILIHLYAYCGFPRSIRGLQTLMEVLEARKARGITDLAGAEASPVAVPVSKYERGRQNLAKLTNASPDTPPRDYALFAPVIDTLLKEHLFADLFDRDVLTYAQRQLVTVSVLSTIGKAEPMLRSHFRICLNVGISPEQLREFTTLIQPVIGKKAAQSVRSLLNEVLQNTP
- a CDS encoding sensor histidine kinase; amino-acid sequence: MQRQKWLLFGFLLPIILTVAHVRASELPVTHLTADQHERQTVAYQRLSPEQFASKQTLVTAKASDNQRYYFGFTLKNDSGSPQWLALDVGRWGQITALVQRGNRWQQLQSGGELPMSQRSFAHYYPLIALSLAAGEQAEVLVAAGGKFSYFVPQQPQISLLTRAAFHAEQQQRWISQGIFFGVILVMAIYNFLIYTIVRDISYLWFVLSLIGVGVYFAFFYGFTIEFIWQESPLWDLHSFAFVLSFTGLARLLFTQSYLHTAEELPLINRLLYLLAALYLIPLTLATVSLSGGSDWVAELIQIIGLLGTAVLLMMLLAGIAGYRKGYKPALFFIIANALFIVGAILFIFRETGWWSDNFFTRYVAQIGIIAQVIIFSLGLAYRLNRAQLELANEKLAKERLAAEQAREKSALIARQKQALEREVAERTADLRQKTADLEEALQRISDSEHHLRELNRVKDKLFSIISHDLRSPVVTLDSFLNLISRHAERLSPEEMRKLSVKTRQALSNLSFLLENLLHWSKTQMAHYAVQRERLDIGDLIEKNLLLFDYRFEEKNIDLYRRMVQPSEAAADRAMTDIVLRNLISNALKFTPEGGAITVETFLNTENQLVIRISDTGKGFSDAQLRSVLQGNKPEPERGTAGEKGTGLGLMLAREFVAANGGSISFSNLPKGGAMVEVRLPYEP
- a CDS encoding DUF4440 domain-containing protein, whose product is MKNVWLLMSCLWIGAIGMASAQSRSEEQYLTNLSRTKWRWMANKQTDSLERLFHEKSMFVHMGGNMDKTQELSVIKEGRIWYKQAEVYSVSVRMAGGTAIVLSDIDLVAVVGGNEVVNPFTVTEVFVKEKGQWKLGSLTFSRLSRPVRMSHQALDINTFLSIREQGSFAVGGGISKNPGTFNPYQPTPEGQTYRGDHAYVFYQIPANARRYPLVMWHGFGQSSKTWETTPDGREGFQNIFLRRRFPVYLIDQPRRGKAARGMAQATVSPIPEEQQVFGTFRLGIWPNFFEGVQFSRDSAALNQFFRQIVPNIGPIDISVNVKAVSELLNKTGAAVLVTHSHSGGMGWLTAIENPNVKGIVSYEPGSGFVFPEGEVPAPMPSSAGTLEAVGIPMADFMKLTKIPIVIYYGDYIPQEPSPNPGQDNWRVRLEMAKKWRDCVNRYGGDVTVVHLPEIGIRGNTHFPFSDLNNVQLADLMSQWLNEKGLDK
- a CDS encoding cupin domain-containing protein; protein product: MIKSVAKSLLLCCSIFGFACTQSTSESRESVFPKGEKITNNNFTGTAYLQMLIEADSLNPTSVGSVTFEPGARTKWHSHPGGQILLAIAGIGYYQEKGKPLQILRKGDAVKCPPNVLHWHGASPDSAFIQVAVTNTQNGSTQWFEAVTDKEYKQ